The genomic stretch CACATCCGCGGCGAAAGCACTGGCCGATTCGTAGCGACGATCACGGTCCTTTTCGAGCGCTTTCATCGCAATCCAGTCCAGTTCGCTGCGCAGAATGTGACACAAATGACTTGGGTCTTCGCCTCGCTCGTCCGCGATGGTTGACAATTCCTGAGCGCCGAACGTGCTAACTTGATTGCTGGGGCGAGTCGGCTCTTGTTCGCGGATGATGCGCCGCATCTCGATGAAACCCGCGTCGTCCAATTGTTGCTGGGAAAATGGCGTTGTACCGGTCAGCAATTCATACAGCAGCACTCCGAGTGAATAGACGTCGCTACGGGTGTCGATGTCCGTGCTCGACAAATCCGCCTGTTCCGGACTCATGTACTTTGGTGTGCCCACGATCTGAGAGACTTGTGTGTTCGCTGTCACGTCACTGAGTCGTTGATTGATCGCTTTGGCCAAACCGAAGTCGATGATCTTGGCGACCGGCAGATCTTCATTCAGCGTAACCAATACGTTCGACGGTTTGATGTCACGATGAATGATCCCCTTTTGATGTGCGTGCTGGACCGCCTGGCAGATTGACACGAAAAGCTTCAGGCGTTCGGGGGTGGACAATTTGTGTCGATCACAGTAATCGGTCACCGCAACGCCAGGAACAAGGTCCATCACGAAGTAAGGCCGCCCGAACTCGGTCGTGCCAACGTCGAGGACATGGGCGATGTTGGGGTGATCCATCATCGCCAGTGCCTGCCGCTCGACCTCAAAACGGGCGATCACGTTCTTGGTGTCCATCCCCGGCTTGATGACTTTCAATGCCACTTGGCGTCGGATCGGCTGTTCTTGCTCGGCCAGAAAGACCACCCCCATCCCACCTTCACCCAACAGTTTGCGTAGCGTGTAGGGACCGATCCTGCCACCAACCTGTTCGGAAATGGCTTGGTCGTTGTGCAGGCCTAGTCCTGGAGCGGACCAATCAAGAAAGCTATCCTTGGTATCGTCGTATCGTAAAAGACCCTCGACTTCGGTTCTTAGTTCTACGTCTTCGCCACATGCCTGATCGATGTAAGCGGCACGCTTCTCCAAGTCATCGATTTCGGCAGCGGCGTTGAAGATTTCGTCTTTTTTGAGTCGTGTTGTGGCCACAGTAGGTCTCCGTAAGGATTCACATAGAACAATGCGACGTTCGTACGGAAAAGCGATCACGAATTCTGAAAAGAATTTTCAACTCGGTTCAATGAAAGTCCTCGCTTTCGTCGCCTTCCGCTCCTCCGTGCAATTCGCGACGTAGCCAGGCGCGCGCATAACGCCAGTTCCTGCCTACGGTTACGACGGAGACCCCTAAAGCCTTGGCGATTTCTTCGTGGTTCATGCCCACGAAGAAACGGAGCTGCACGACTTTGGCTTTTTCAGCAGATTCATGTTCCAGCTTCTCGATCGCTTCATCTAAGGCGAGCAAGTCATCCACGGGTAATCCGCAAGGCAATTCAATTTGCCGGAGTGAAATCCGATGCCATTCGCCTCCTCGTTTTTGTCGTCGTTTGCGTCTTGCCTGCTCAACCAGAATGCGGCGCATCGCGATCGCGGCCGCCGAAAAGAAGTGCCCACGCGAATCCCAATGCCGCGTCTCCGCGACATCGACAAGCCGTATGTAAGCCTCATGGACCAGTGCTGTTCGATCCAAGGTCTGCCCTGGCTTTTCTTGGGCCATCTTAACCGCGGCTAGCTTGCGCAGCTCGTCATAGACCAGCGGCAGCAGCTTCTCAGCGGCTTGGTCGTCGCCGTCTTCGATTTGCCGAAGGATTTGTGTGACGTCACTCATGGTGGGATACCCGATTCATTTGGGTGTCCGATATTGTCCGCCCCCACGGGGAAAGAAACAAGTATCCAGATCAGAGACAAGCGAAGTGAGTTACTCAAACTCAAAACCCATTCGGGATGAACTTCACTATGCTCCTGTGCTCGTCGGATATCACGCAAATACTTTGACACTTCTCGCTAATCGCCACCTTGGTTGATTGGTTGCGCGGCCATTTCGGCCCTGTTTTCTTTGCGTTTCATCCAGTTTCCAAACTGGAGCAGGATGTGACGGACGATCGTTCGTCGTCGCCGGAACAGACGGTCGGCTTGTTCGCGTTGCTCCTTGAGTTTCTTCACCCGAGCGCGATTGCGTTTGCTTGGCCGTCCTCTTCCTTTCTTGACTCGCTTGGGTTTGATCACCCGCCTGACCTCGCGAACGGCATCAAGCACATGATCGTTCACTTCGGAAATCACATGAAAAACGCAAAGCTGATGGTTGGCTTCGGGCCAGACCTGGGCGATCGTTTTGGGATACAGCGGCGAGCGATCCGAGATCACGGTTTCGGGTGAGAACCCATGGTTTTTCAGGTTTTGCAAGAACCTCAACATGTGCGCCCCATCGTTCTTGGAAACCAACGCACAGGCAACCGGATTGTCCGAAACCGGATCGCTGGCGAGCAAAACGACTCGGTGACCAAGATGAATTTCGTCGACACAAAGCGAGCCGGAAAATTCGCTCAGAACCTTGGCACGAAACTCCGCGCCATCAAATTTACGAATCGCGTATTCCAAACAGTCGTAGAGAAATCCGGTGGACAACTTGAGCAAGAAGTCTCGCTCCATGGCTTGGGCAACGGAGGTCGTGTTGAGCTTGTCGACCAAAATGCGATCAATGACTGCCTGCCGCACCTTGTTGTCGTATCTGGCCTTGGGTTCGATATCGTCGGGAGACGTGCGGAAGGTCTTGCAGCAGTCGCACTTCGCCGCGTATTCGCCATAGTGGACTTCTCTGAAGAGTTCTTGCTGAAATGCTATCGAGCGGACACGACGAACTCGAATCCGTCTACGTCGCCCAAGTTTTCCACATTTTGGGCAAGCTGCCTTTCGCGGATGACAGGATTCTCGTATCTTTCTGGTGGGTGTTTTTTAGCATCCATGCCTGGTTCCTTTTTTTGTGTCTTCAGAAAACCAAATAAAAGCAATCAGGTTTTTTCGTGTCCATACCGAATCCAGTCGTGGTGGCGATTAGCGAGAAGTGTCGGAAAAAAAACGCCCGCGTGGGTTTGCTCCTCCGCGGGCGTTTCGGGTTTCAGTTCGTCTTTCGACTTACAGTTCGACGGATTCCACTTCGCGGACGAATCGGGATGCGTCGTTCTCAAGGAACGATGAGCAGACGTTGAACACTGCGTCACTGAAGCCGCCGATGTTCAGGATGTCGTCTCGCTCTGGAGCCTGGCTGGTTCCGTAGGGTTGAATGTCGATGCAGACTAACTTTGGATCTGCGATGCCGTGTCCACGTTGTGTCTTCTTGAACTTCTCCCAATGGGGCAACACGCCGGTTGAGCCGTTTTGGCCGTGGTCGTATCGGCGTCCCGAGGTAATCCAGCTCTCGCTGTCGATAGCGACTGGCAGCGATTGGGCGAGGATTGTTCGTTGGTGGTTTCGCACTCGTTGCAACCCGACAGGGAAACGGTTGCAGAATCGTCGATCGCGCCGAAGACTGGCGTTGATAAGGGACACGCCGATGCGTCATTTCACCGCAGTTGGCTGGTCTCAATCATGCCACTACTAATTTGACGTGGACATTCGAACCGTCGATAATGTTCGGACGTTGGGAACCGGTGAGAGTAGGTCCCTGAAAGGGAATATCACCGGTCCCTATGGTGATAAACAATTTTTGTCACGCAATCTTCGTCGGACGCTTAACCCTCCCATCCACTATCTACGGAGACAGATCATGACTTACCGGTTGCTACCATTGTGTGTCGTTGCGTTTTCTCTCACTGCATTGCCGGCGCACGCACAAACATCGACGCCGGAACAGTTTTCCGAATTGGGTAACCAACTGGTAGGCCGTTGGGCGTCACAAATCACGCTCATCGCTGATTGGCCTGAATTCAGCAAGAAACAGGGCGAAAAGGTAAACGGATACACCACCATAAAATGGACGGCGAACAAGCACGCGTTGATCGAAGACGAATTGATCGCCGAAGGACTGACAAAGTCCATCTACTTTTGGGACGTGGATACAAAGACCATTAAGGCAGTGCGAATAAGCTCTGCTGGCACGACCTCTACAACAACCTATTGGAAGGCGAATGAGACTTGGCACTGGAAACATGTTAGTGCCCAGACCGATGGGAAGAAGCTAAAGGGTTCTGGCACACTTGTCTTCGAAGAGGGTGGAAATGTCTGGATCGGTGACGGAACGGCGCACCTCGATGGCGAAGAATTGCCTCACTACCACGATGTGTACAAACGCGTCGATAAACCATAGTTTCCTGTTGCTAGACGAAACATGTGGCGGAATCATCGGATGCAACGGATGATCGATGGTTCGTTTTCACGATTGGATGCTCAACTCCCGGTTCCCGCTGATCCCCGTCGTTAGATGGCCCAATATGGCATCTGTCACACATGTGAATTCACTCGACTTGCCCGCGTTGCTGGTTGCACTCATTGGGTCGAACAGGTGGTGTCCACCCGATGACCGCAGCGTGTTCGACACCTTTGTCGACGAACATTCAGGGGTGACGTTCTATTCCACTTCCCAAATGGAGAAGGAAACCAGTTGGTGGCTCTCGCTAGCGGTAGACGGCTCTTGTTTTCGAGGCAATGCCGACAGCGCGCACTCACCCGGGGATATGGAACCCTCGAAAACTGTACTCATCGGTGACGTCGGCATAGGATTCGATGCGCCATTCGCCCTCGATTATCGAACGTCGACCGTGAACCCTCGCATCATTCACTACCGCTGGCATGAAGACAATAAGCACAGTCGGTGGGTGGAAATCGCACCCAACTTATCGTTTTTTCTAAATGCCCTCAATTTATAATGGCCATCTAACCAATAAAACCTTGACGTCGCGAGGTGCGAACCGAAGTTCAAGGCGTCTGTTCAAGAAGCCCGGATGAATGACTCGCGACGCATCCCATTGCGTATGGGATAAGTCTTCACGGCCTATGCAATAGAAGTGACGACCGGCAAACCAACTTCATGAACTGTGGGATCAGCGTGCAGGAATGGGATCTTATGGTCGGGGCAGAGGCCGCATTGGGGAATTTCTTTGGTGGCGAAGAATTGGCGGATTTCGGCGTCGGTTGTGGTGGGCGGGATCGCTTGGTAGTCGCGGAAGAGTTGCCAGGCGGGGATGTTTTGAAGTTCTAGTTTGCGTTCTAACTGGCTATGGTACGCTAGGGCCGGGCATTTCCATAGGCAACTCAGGTGCAATTGCGTACAATGCTTTTGGATGCAGGCCTTCCAGCCGTCGCGTGGATTTGAGAGGATCGGCAATGCCTTGCCGTCGACCATGTTGTACTGGCGTCGCCAACCGGAATGGGATTGGCGAACCCCGATTCGTAACCTTGGATGATCGCGGCGCCATTTCGCGATCGTTTCTTGAACCGCTGCAAACTTCTCCAGATAGTCTGATGATGTGCCATGCTGCGAGATCTCAAGCTTGTAGCCTTGATTGATCAGGACCTTCGGTAACTCTGGATGGCGATGGAGGAAGAACCCGTTGGTGACCAGCAGTCGCTTCGAGCGTCGAAACTTCCAACGTCCCATGACGAGGATTCGGCATAGGTTTGGATTCAACGTGGGTTCGCCACCGAGAATCGTGAACCGCCGCGGCTGAATGCGTTTGCACCAAGCATCGAAATTCTCTCGAGCTTCTTCGACGGTCACAATGCCGCCACGGAGAAAGTTTGAATAGTGTGAACACTGTTGGCACGAGAGATTACAACCATGAACGACATGAAATTCAAGGGATCGACAGTGGATCATGTTGCGTCCTTTCGTTCGTCGAGCATCCGCGTCTTGACGTCATGCACGACAACTCCGTCGGGTGGGCTTTCCCACTTGAAGCCACGTAGCTTGTGCCGTGTTAGTGCGATTTGCCGAAAATGGCTGCGGCGTCGCATTGGATCGTAGTTTTTGTTGCTGACGTGCAGATGATCGATGCCGTGCTCTTTTGCCAACGCGACTTGCATGCCTGAGTA from Novipirellula artificiosorum encodes the following:
- a CDS encoding ECF-type sigma factor — encoded protein: MSDVTQILRQIEDGDDQAAEKLLPLVYDELRKLAAVKMAQEKPGQTLDRTALVHEAYIRLVDVAETRHWDSRGHFFSAAAIAMRRILVEQARRKRRQKRGGEWHRISLRQIELPCGLPVDDLLALDEAIEKLEHESAEKAKVVQLRFFVGMNHEEIAKALGVSVVTVGRNWRYARAWLRRELHGGAEGDESEDFH
- a CDS encoding radical SAM protein codes for the protein MIHCRSLEFHVVHGCNLSCQQCSHYSNFLRGGIVTVEEARENFDAWCKRIQPRRFTILGGEPTLNPNLCRILVMGRWKFRRSKRLLVTNGFFLHRHPELPKVLINQGYKLEISQHGTSSDYLEKFAAVQETIAKWRRDHPRLRIGVRQSHSGWRRQYNMVDGKALPILSNPRDGWKACIQKHCTQLHLSCLWKCPALAYHSQLERKLELQNIPAWQLFRDYQAIPPTTTDAEIRQFFATKEIPQCGLCPDHKIPFLHADPTVHEVGLPVVTSIA
- a CDS encoding transposase, translating into MRQAVIDRILVDKLNTTSVAQAMERDFLLKLSTGFLYDCLEYAIRKFDGAEFRAKVLSEFSGSLCVDEIHLGHRVVLLASDPVSDNPVACALVSKNDGAHMLRFLQNLKNHGFSPETVISDRSPLYPKTIAQVWPEANHQLCVFHVISEVNDHVLDAVREVRRVIKPKRVKKGRGRPSKRNRARVKKLKEQREQADRLFRRRRTIVRHILLQFGNWMKRKENRAEMAAQPINQGGD